The following coding sequences lie in one Planctomycetota bacterium genomic window:
- a CDS encoding class I SAM-dependent methyltransferase: MTPDELLASYPRERPPLPPKQAAIYADEYKKNRQGKGLMSRLAQGAEGWMHERVAAGGIAGPVLELGAGTLNHVPHESPHLGEWGLDIVEPQEHLYADSPHRSAVRDVFADIADVPSDRRYSRIISVAVLEHVADLPAVLERCRDLLAPGGLMQHGIPSEGGFLWGLGWRLTTGLSYRLRTGFSYKTLMRHEHLSSADEILTVFRHIFPTATVDRFPTPTRHGSLYAYLEATRP; this comes from the coding sequence GTGACGCCAGACGAGCTGCTGGCGAGCTATCCACGCGAGCGACCCCCGCTCCCGCCAAAGCAGGCGGCGATCTACGCGGACGAGTACAAGAAGAACCGGCAGGGCAAGGGCCTGATGAGCCGCCTGGCCCAGGGTGCCGAGGGCTGGATGCACGAGCGCGTCGCCGCCGGCGGCATCGCGGGGCCAGTGCTCGAACTCGGTGCCGGGACGCTCAACCACGTGCCGCACGAGTCGCCGCACCTGGGCGAGTGGGGCCTCGACATCGTCGAGCCGCAAGAGCACCTGTACGCCGACAGCCCGCACCGTTCGGCCGTCCGCGACGTCTTCGCCGACATCGCCGACGTGCCGTCCGATCGGCGTTACTCGCGGATCATCAGCGTCGCGGTTCTGGAACACGTCGCCGACCTGCCGGCCGTTCTGGAGCGCTGCCGCGACCTCCTCGCCCCCGGCGGCCTGATGCAGCACGGCATCCCCAGCGAAGGCGGCTTCCTCTGGGGCCTCGGCTGGCGCTTGACGACCGGCCTGTCCTACCGCCTCCGCACCGGCTTCAGCTACAAGACCCTCATGCGGCACGAACACCTCTCGTCTGCCGACGAGATCCTCACCGTCTTCCGCCACATCTTCCCCACCGCCACCGTCGACCGCTTCCCCACCCCAACCCGCCACGGCTCGCTCTACGCCTACCTCGAAGCGACGAGGCCGTAG